Proteins from one Mercurialis annua linkage group LG7, ddMerAnnu1.2, whole genome shotgun sequence genomic window:
- the LOC126657231 gene encoding uncharacterized protein LOC126657231, which produces MQAKNKQVQKNQSASIHNLETHYSKLAIALQTITQGGLAATTEANPKEQVKSIELRNAPDVVNPPPPPSYIPKVTLGSFEGDASLCKILEGHYQYQRSWDENGAITMTESCSSIITKLPTKLKDPWSFTIPFSIGDMPLTNYLCDLGANINLMHSILFESSFGDLQVKTTPMMLQLADHSIKKPYGIIEDVLVKANKFIFPVYFVVLDYEIDRECPVILGRPFMNAWRALIDVHEGKLSLRIFHDKVDFDMKKA; this is translated from the exons ATGCAGGCGAAAAACAAGCAAGTGCAAAAGAACCAATCTGCCTCTATTCATAACCTTGAGACTCACTATAGCAAATTGGCTATTGCATTGCAAACTATAACTCAAGGAGGATTGGCGGCTACCAcggaagcaaatccaaaagaGCAAGTGAAGTCCATTGAGTTGAGAAATG CGCCAGATGTTGTCAATCCACCACCACCGCCATCCTATATTCCAAAAGTGACACTTGGAA GCTTTGAGGGAGATGCCTCATTATGTAAAATTCTTGAAGGACATTATCAGTATCAAAGGAGTTGGGATGAGAATGGCGCTATAACTATGACAGAGAGTTGTAGCTCAATTATCACAAAGCTACCAACCAAACTCAAAGATCCATGGAGTTTTACTATCCCTTTTTCTATTGGTGATATGCCTCTTACGAATTATTTATGTGATTTGGGTGCTAATATCAATTTAATGCATTCGATCTTGTTTGAGAGTTCTTTTGGTGATTTACAGGTTAAGACTACGCCCATGATGTTACAACTAGCTGATCATTCAATTAAGAAACCTTATGGAATTATTGAGGACGTCTTGGTGAAGGCGAACAAGTTCATTTTTCCGGTATACTTTGTGGTGCTTGATTATGAAATTGATAGAGAGTGTCCGGTGATACTAGGGCGACCTTTCATGAACGCCTGGAGAGCATTGATTGATGTGCATGAGGGGAAACTATCTTTGCGCATTTTTCATGATAAGGTGGATTTTGATATGAAGAAAGCATGA
- the LOC126655501 gene encoding polygalacturonase-like isoform X2, producing the protein MDAWEQACRTRGAAKVVIPEGKYLLGVRTEFAGPCQGSMEFSVAGTIQAPENMAGDTWVKFQSVDRFTMSGGGTFDGQGQRASNCTKGSHCPGMVYNLRFNYLTRAVIQDITSLNSKNFHINVLGCNDITLHRLNIVAPATSLNTDRIHVGKSKLVRILDSQIATGDDCISIGDGSQDVNITRVTCGPGHGISIGSLGRYPNEEPVSEIHVTNCTLRNTDNGVRIKSWPGLQSGTANGLFFEDIAMDNVAHPILIDQKYCPYNKCNGKAASRVKISNVRFKNIHGTSSTPIAVQLICSSSLPCERVQLGGITLRYTGGGEAKSECQYVQPKVIGVFNTVGCQY; encoded by the exons ATGGATGCATGGGAACAAGCTTGTAGAACAAGAGGAGCAGCTAAAGTGGTAATTCCAGAAGGGAAATATTTATTGGGTGTTAGAACAGAATTTGCAGGTCCATGTCAAGGATCAATGGAGTTCTCCGTTGCCGGAACAATACAAGCACCGGAAAACATGGCCGGAGATACTTGGGTTAAATTCCAAAGTGTAGATCGATTCACAATGTCCGGTGGTGGAACTTTTGACGGTCAAGGCCAAAGAGCTTCGAACTGTACAAAAGGTTCTCATTGCCCTGGAATGGTTTAT AATTTAAGGTTCAATTACCTTACACGAGCAGTAATTCAAGATATAACATCCCTCAATAGTAAAAATTTCCACATCAATGTCTTGGGGTGCAATGATATAACCTTACATAGACTCAACATTGTTGCACCGGCAACCAGTCTCAATACAGACAGAATTCACGTCGGAAAATCCAAACTCGTAAGGATTCTCGATTCACAAATCGCCACCGGCGATGATTGTATCTCGATTGGAGATGGAAGCCAGGATGTAAACATCACAAGAGTTACATGTGGTCCAGGCCACGGCATAAGTATCGGAAGTTTAGGGAGGTACCCGAACGAAGAACCGGTATCGGAGATCCACGTCACCAATTGCACTCTAAGAAATACCGACAACGGTGTTAGAATTAAGTCTTGGCCTGGATTGCAAAGTGGAACCGCCAATGGTTTGTTCTTTGAAGATATTGCAATGGACAATGTTGCACACCCTATTCTTATTGATCAAAAGTATTGTCCGTACAATAAATGCAATGGCAAG GCAGCATCAAGGGTTAAAATCAGTAACGTGAGATTCAAGAATATACATGGAACTTCATCAACACCTATAGCTGTCCAGCTTATCTGTAGCAGCAGTCTGCCGTGCGAGAGAGTACAATTAGGAGGAATTACACTACGATACACCGGCGGAGGAGAGGCTAAATCGGAATGCCAATATGTGCAGCCAAAAGTTATCGGAGTATTTAATACCGTTGGATGCCAATATTAA
- the LOC126655501 gene encoding polygalacturonase-like isoform X1, whose protein sequence is MGSIFVALTTLMLFFFSSCSCQVTVFDITKMGAKADGLTDIHLVLMDAWEQACRTRGAAKVVIPEGKYLLGVRTEFAGPCQGSMEFSVAGTIQAPENMAGDTWVKFQSVDRFTMSGGGTFDGQGQRASNCTKGSHCPGMVYNLRFNYLTRAVIQDITSLNSKNFHINVLGCNDITLHRLNIVAPATSLNTDRIHVGKSKLVRILDSQIATGDDCISIGDGSQDVNITRVTCGPGHGISIGSLGRYPNEEPVSEIHVTNCTLRNTDNGVRIKSWPGLQSGTANGLFFEDIAMDNVAHPILIDQKYCPYNKCNGKAASRVKISNVRFKNIHGTSSTPIAVQLICSSSLPCERVQLGGITLRYTGGGEAKSECQYVQPKVIGVFNTVGCQY, encoded by the exons ATGGGTTCCATATTTGTTGCTTTGACAACATTAATGTTGTTTTTCTTTTCGTCGTGTTCATGTCAAGTAACTGTATTTGATATAACCAAAATGGGTGCCAAAGCAGATGGACTAACAGATATTCATTTA GTTTTAATGGATGCATGGGAACAAGCTTGTAGAACAAGAGGAGCAGCTAAAGTGGTAATTCCAGAAGGGAAATATTTATTGGGTGTTAGAACAGAATTTGCAGGTCCATGTCAAGGATCAATGGAGTTCTCCGTTGCCGGAACAATACAAGCACCGGAAAACATGGCCGGAGATACTTGGGTTAAATTCCAAAGTGTAGATCGATTCACAATGTCCGGTGGTGGAACTTTTGACGGTCAAGGCCAAAGAGCTTCGAACTGTACAAAAGGTTCTCATTGCCCTGGAATGGTTTAT AATTTAAGGTTCAATTACCTTACACGAGCAGTAATTCAAGATATAACATCCCTCAATAGTAAAAATTTCCACATCAATGTCTTGGGGTGCAATGATATAACCTTACATAGACTCAACATTGTTGCACCGGCAACCAGTCTCAATACAGACAGAATTCACGTCGGAAAATCCAAACTCGTAAGGATTCTCGATTCACAAATCGCCACCGGCGATGATTGTATCTCGATTGGAGATGGAAGCCAGGATGTAAACATCACAAGAGTTACATGTGGTCCAGGCCACGGCATAAGTATCGGAAGTTTAGGGAGGTACCCGAACGAAGAACCGGTATCGGAGATCCACGTCACCAATTGCACTCTAAGAAATACCGACAACGGTGTTAGAATTAAGTCTTGGCCTGGATTGCAAAGTGGAACCGCCAATGGTTTGTTCTTTGAAGATATTGCAATGGACAATGTTGCACACCCTATTCTTATTGATCAAAAGTATTGTCCGTACAATAAATGCAATGGCAAG GCAGCATCAAGGGTTAAAATCAGTAACGTGAGATTCAAGAATATACATGGAACTTCATCAACACCTATAGCTGTCCAGCTTATCTGTAGCAGCAGTCTGCCGTGCGAGAGAGTACAATTAGGAGGAATTACACTACGATACACCGGCGGAGGAGAGGCTAAATCGGAATGCCAATATGTGCAGCCAAAAGTTATCGGAGTATTTAATACCGTTGGATGCCAATATTAA